A stretch of Henckelia pumila isolate YLH828 chromosome 4, ASM3356847v2, whole genome shotgun sequence DNA encodes these proteins:
- the LOC140860928 gene encoding uncharacterized protein, which produces MQTNRDRAENRWVGSFCPKIQKIIDKTFEKIGDYIPIKADDYHYQISGFDLTQYSVDLEKQTYGCRKWELSGIPCRHALSAIDAQGFDYYNYTQNCYRLDTYKLVYAFAIMPVNGRNEWKHTNMIPPLPPNPDRPVGRPKKARKRERDEGEQEKNKKKQG; this is translated from the coding sequence aTGCAGACGAATAGAGATAGAGCCGAAAATCGTTGGGTAGGATCCTTTTGTCCCAAAATCCAGAAAATTATCGATAAAACCTTTGAGAAGATTGGAGATTATATTCCCATTAAAGCTGATGACTATCattatcaaatttctggtttcgATCTCACCCAATATTCTGTTGATTTAGAAAAGCAGACGTATGGGTGTAGAAAATGGGAGTTGAGCGGAATCCCTTGTAGGCATGCCTTAAGTGCCATCGATGCACAAGGTTTTGACTACTACAACTATACCCAGAATTGTTACAGGTTGGATACGTATAAGTTGGTGTATGCCTTTGCTATTATGCCCGTAAATGGAAGGAATGAATGGAAGCATACTAACATGATTCCTCCATTGCCACCGAACCCTGATAGACCTGTTGGTAGGCCCAAAAAGGCAAGGAAGAGAGAAAGAGATGAAGGTGAACAAGagaagaacaaaaaaaaacaagggtAA